The segment GCTCCGTGTCGAGGCTCTCGTCGATCATGCCGTGGATCTTGCAGTAGCCACCAAGCGGGAGCCAGCCGATACCGTACTCCGTCTCGCTACCCTTAGGACGATAACGCCAAAGTGCCTTACCCTTGACATCAAAGAAGAGGTAAAACTTATCCACCCGCACGCCAAAGAGTCGCGCGAAGAGAAAGTGCCCCAGCTCATGTATAAAGACCAAGAGACTCAACGCCAAGAGCAACTGCCCGATCCGCATCAGAGTACTCATGAGTGCTATCGTATCTATACCCATCTAGTTTGTCGTAATTATAGCTAGCCACAAAGGTACAATAATATTAGAGGCTAACCTTTAGGTAACGGCGGTTGGCTGTTAGCTGTTAGCTATTGGCGGAAACCTTTAGACCAAGCGGGAGTGCGTCCGTTGTAGCACAGCGTGACGAGTAGCAATAATACGTGTAGCCCTTTGCTTTCTAAGTTCATATACAAGTAAAAAGCGAAGTTTTTTCTCGTTTCGGAAGCTCGGTCGACTTCTCTTCGGGTGAACCGCTCGGCGGGGTGGATGCTCCCTTCGTAGGGGCGGACCTATGTGTCCGCCCGTCCTCACCTGAGCGCAGTCTATTCTGTCTGCGGGCGGACACGTAGGTCCGCCCCTACACAAGCGACGTCAGCACGACAATTCCACTCATCAAACGCTGTAACCCCGATGTGTAGGGACGCACGGTCGTGCGTCCGTCCCCGTTAAAACCACAACGCAGTAACCTTTGATACAACGGACGCTCGGTCTGATCGTCCATTGTAGTACACCGAGACGAGTAGCACTCCGTCACTGCGCCATGTAGGGACGCTCGGCTCGTGTCTAGTCAGAGGGCGTCCGTCCCCGTTAAAACCACGATGCTGTAACCTTTGATACAACGGACGCCCTCTCGCTAGATACAAGCCGTGCGTCCCTAAAGAAGTCGTCACACTATCGTACTGATTCCATAGTATATACGAGTTCCAAAAACAATTCCCCTCTTGGAACTTTTTAGTTCCAAGGGAGGAAATCTTTAGTTCCAGCGGAGGAACTTTTCGGTTCCTACGGAGGAAATCGTAAGTATCCGTGTGGGCGTTCAATATTCTCCACGTGGGGATCAGCTGCTTTTGAAGCAGATCTTGGAGTTTCATACCTAGGAAACTAAAATGCGCTCACAGGATCGAAGCGTTAAGAGCGAAATTCCGTATCTTTGTAAGCGAATGAAGAGTGAGCGAGCTCGTCAGGAGCTCCGCAACACCTATCCTATAATATATTAGTTATGGATCTACATTACGAAGACATACGACGTGACTACGGCCGCAGGAGCCTCAGTCGTAAGGATCTAACGGACGATCCCTTTGACCTTGTCAGACTATGGCTGCAGGAGGCGGTGGACGATCCCAAGGTCCTAGAGCCTACGGCGGTGCTGGTCTGCACCAGTACGCCCGACGGGCATCCTAGTTCGCGTACTGTACTGCTCAAGGAGCTTCTCGGCGAGGAGTTTATCTTCTACAGCAACTACGAGAGCCGTAAGGGACAGCAGATGGCTGCCAACCCGCATGTCAGCCTCACCTTCCTCTGGCACGAGCTGGAGCGACAGATACATGTCGAGGGTACGGTGCGGCACCTAGAGCCTGAGATCAGTGATCAGTACTTCGCTACACGCCCCTACAAGAGCCGTGTCGGTGCACGCATATCGCCTCAGAGCCACCCGATACCTGACCGCAACTATATCTATACGCACTTTGCCAAGGAGGCCGCTAAGTTTGCCCTACAGACTGTGCCTCGCCCCGGCAACTGGGGAGGCTTTGCCGTATTGCCTAGTCGCATAGAGTTTTGGCAGGGTCGTCCTAGTCGTCTGCACGATCGCTTCCTCTATGAGCGTCAGGAAGATAATTCGTGGCTTATCAATCGTCTGGCACCCTAGTGCTTATGAACGCAACGAAACCTGTACTCCTAGCTATCGACACCGCCCTACAGGGGTGTAGCGTCGCTGTGACCGACAGCGAGCAGATACTATATAATAAGGTATACCAAGAGACCGAGATATCTAATGCCGTGCTCATCGGCAGCTATACTAAGGAGGCGATCAGCTGGTGCCAAGAGCATGGCTACCAGATAGCAGCCATAGCGACGACCGATGGACCGGGCTCCTATACGGGGCTACGCATAGGCGCCTCGCTTGCCAAGGGACTAGCCTTCGGGCGAAGCATCCCACTCATCGCCGTCTCCACCTTGCAGCTCCTGCTGGCGGGCTTGCCGAGCTTCGCTGGAGAGACTGTGGCTCTGCTCGATGCGGGGCATGGAAACGCTTATCAACAGACTTTCGACGCTGAGGGGTCGCCTCGAGACAAGGCAACTTTTGTCACCATTTCATCGGAGTGGCATGCACCCGCCGAGAACCGTATCGTCTATGTCGGTTCGCTGCCCGTAGAAGGTACTGTTGTCGCCCCGCCAACGGCCGAGACGCTCGCCTCTGTGGCGCGCAGCTACTGGCTGAGAGAGCAATATGTCGACACCGCTTACTGGGAGCCTAATTATGTCAAGCCTTACAAGGCGGTCGTGGGACAAAACAAAGTCCTCGAGCGACTCAAACTATCTAAACAAGCATAAACCACAACTACGACCTAAATATGATCAAAGATATCATCGTACTTGCCAAGCAAGTCCCCGACACACGTAATGTCGGCAAAGATGCTATGAAGGCTGACGGCACTGTGAACCGTGCCGCCCTCGACGCTATCTTTAACCCCGAGGATCTAAACGCGCTCGAGCAGGCGCTCCGCATCAAGGAGCAGAATCCAGATTGCCGTGTCTCCATACTCACCATGGGTCCTCCCCGTGCTGCTGAGATCATCCGTGAGGCGCTCTACCGTGGCGCTGACCATGGTTACCTGCTGACCGATAGAGCTTTCGCTGGGGCTGATACGCTCGCCACGAGCTACGCTTTGGCATGCGCTATACGTCATATCTACAATGGTGGACTGCCCGACCTCATCCTCGGTGGCCGTCAGGCTATCGATGGCGACACCGCTCAGGTGGGTCCGCAGGTGGGCGAGAAGCTCGGCATCAACGTGGTCACCTACTGCGAGCAGATAGACCAGATAGAGGGCGACCAGCTCACCATCACCCGCCGTCTGGAGCATGGCGTGGAGACGGTACGTGCTCACAAGCCACTCCTGCTGACAGTCACGGGGAGCGCAGCACCCTGCCGCCTGCGTAATGCTAAGCGTGTACAGAAGTACAAGTATGCTGCCTCGGTCCTAGAGCTAGACGCACTGCCCGAGACCTGGCGCAAGCGTATCGAGCGCAATCCCGAGGAGCTAACTATCGACATCTTGACGGCTGAAAGCACCGGCGCAGACATCGCTCAGTGCGGTCTCTCGGGCTCTCCGACGAAGGTGAAGAGTATCGAGAGCGTCGTCTTTAAGGCTAAGGAGGTGATGCACCTCTCCAGCAGCGATGCCGATCTAGAGACTTTGATACAAACCCTATTAGCAAACCACACCATCGGCTGAAAGAGTGCCGCTTTTGCACACCCATATAATAAGACAGACTATGAACAATCTATTCGTATACCTAGAGATCGAAGATGGGAGCGTACACGACGTCAGCCTAGAGCTACTCACCAAGGGGCGCTCACTGGCCAACCAGCTGGGCGTGGCACTAGAGGCGATAGCTATCACCGACCGCGCTGAGGGGATCGCCGACACGGTCATGCCCTATGGTGTAGACAAGCTACACCTCTTCGTGGACCCTCGTCTGGAGCATTACCAGACACTACCACACGCGAGCATCGTCATCAAGCTATTCCAGCAGGAGAAGCCGCAGATCTGCCTCCTCGGTGCGACAACCATAGGTCGTGACCTAGGACCCCGTGTCTCCTCGTCACTGGGTAGCGGACTCACCGCAGACTGTACCTCTCTAGAGATCGGTGACTATACCGACAAGGACAAGGAGTTCAAGAACCTTCTCTACCAGATCCGTCCAGCTTTCGGTGGTAACATCGTAGCAACCATTGTCAACCCCGAGCATCGTCCACAGATGGCGACGGTACGCCCAGGCGTGATGAAGAAGGAGATCTACAAGGCAGACCACAAGGGCGAGGTGATCAACCACGCCGTAGCTGACTTCGTCCGTGACGAGGACTTTGTCATCGAGATCATCGACCGCCACGTTGCCAAGAGCAAGATCAACCTAGGCGGAGCCCCGATCATCGTGTCGGGTGGCTACGGTGTCGGTAGTGCTGAGAGCTTTGAGCTGCTTCACGAGCTGGCTGATCTCCTAGGCGGAGAGGTAGGTGCTACGCGTGCAGCTGTCGATGCGGGCTTTACCGAGCATGAGCGACAGATAGGACAGACCGGCGTGACCGTACGTCCTAAGCTATACATCGCCTGCGGTATCAGCGGACAGATACAGCATGTGGCTGGTATGCAAGAGAGCTCGATGATCATCTCTATCAATACGGACCCCGACGCGCCGATCAACACAATCGCTGACTACGTCATCACGGGGCGTATCGAGGAGGTCATCCCTAAGCTCATCAAGTACTATAAGCAAAACTCTAAGTAATTCCCTCTAGACGACTGAATCATGGCTAATTTCTATACAGACAACCCACATATACAGTACCACCTCCAGCATCCACTCATGGAGCGCATTGCACGGCTTAAGGAGCGTGACTATGCCGATGCTGACCAGTATGACTATGCCCCCTCAGACTATGCCGATGCGCTGGATAGCTACCAGCGTGTACTAGAGGTCGTAGGTGAGGTGTGTGGCGAGGTGATAGCGCCCAACGCTGCCGAGGTGGACCTAACGGGTCCGACGCTTCACGAGGGACGTGTTTCTTACGATCCGCTCACAGCGCAAAACCTAGACACCGTACGACAGACTGGACTCATGGGTATGGCTCTCCCCCGTCGCTACGGAGGTCTCAACATGCCGATCACTCCTTATATTATGGCTGCCGATATGGTCTCACGTGCTGACGCGGGCTTTGAGAACCTCTGGGGACTACAAGACTGCGCCGAGACGCTTTACGAGTTTGGCTCTGAGGATCAGCGTGAGCGCTTCCTCCCCCGTGTCTGCGCGGGCGAGACGATGTCTATGGACTTGACCGA is part of the Porphyromonas asaccharolytica DSM 20707 genome and harbors:
- a CDS encoding electron transfer flavoprotein subunit alpha/FixB family protein, yielding MNNLFVYLEIEDGSVHDVSLELLTKGRSLANQLGVALEAIAITDRAEGIADTVMPYGVDKLHLFVDPRLEHYQTLPHASIVIKLFQQEKPQICLLGATTIGRDLGPRVSSSLGSGLTADCTSLEIGDYTDKDKEFKNLLYQIRPAFGGNIVATIVNPEHRPQMATVRPGVMKKEIYKADHKGEVINHAVADFVRDEDFVIEIIDRHVAKSKINLGGAPIIVSGGYGVGSAESFELLHELADLLGGEVGATRAAVDAGFTEHERQIGQTGVTVRPKLYIACGISGQIQHVAGMQESSMIISINTDPDAPINTIADYVITGRIEEVIPKLIKYYKQNSK
- the tsaB gene encoding tRNA (adenosine(37)-N6)-threonylcarbamoyltransferase complex dimerization subunit type 1 TsaB; protein product: MNATKPVLLAIDTALQGCSVAVTDSEQILYNKVYQETEISNAVLIGSYTKEAISWCQEHGYQIAAIATTDGPGSYTGLRIGASLAKGLAFGRSIPLIAVSTLQLLLAGLPSFAGETVALLDAGHGNAYQQTFDAEGSPRDKATFVTISSEWHAPAENRIVYVGSLPVEGTVVAPPTAETLASVARSYWLREQYVDTAYWEPNYVKPYKAVVGQNKVLERLKLSKQA
- the pdxH gene encoding pyridoxamine 5'-phosphate oxidase, producing MDLHYEDIRRDYGRRSLSRKDLTDDPFDLVRLWLQEAVDDPKVLEPTAVLVCTSTPDGHPSSRTVLLKELLGEEFIFYSNYESRKGQQMAANPHVSLTFLWHELERQIHVEGTVRHLEPEISDQYFATRPYKSRVGARISPQSHPIPDRNYIYTHFAKEAAKFALQTVPRPGNWGGFAVLPSRIEFWQGRPSRLHDRFLYERQEDNSWLINRLAP
- a CDS encoding electron transfer flavoprotein subunit beta/FixA family protein gives rise to the protein MIKDIIVLAKQVPDTRNVGKDAMKADGTVNRAALDAIFNPEDLNALEQALRIKEQNPDCRVSILTMGPPRAAEIIREALYRGADHGYLLTDRAFAGADTLATSYALACAIRHIYNGGLPDLILGGRQAIDGDTAQVGPQVGEKLGINVVTYCEQIDQIEGDQLTITRRLEHGVETVRAHKPLLLTVTGSAAPCRLRNAKRVQKYKYAASVLELDALPETWRKRIERNPEELTIDILTAESTGADIAQCGLSGSPTKVKSIESVVFKAKEVMHLSSSDADLETLIQTLLANHTIG